One window from the genome of Azospirillum sp. B510 encodes:
- a CDS encoding MarR family transcriptional regulator, which produces MSKRPEDGDAWSADEDLVMLLDQVSRLVYGISFTDGLFPAQWVALRYFHDAPEPARTLTALARFQKIHLAPVSRTVSTLVDKGLLARRPHPGFKRGWLFDLTDDGRALLERDPLRQSLSPPIAAMAANERAALSRLMKRIITHMQTGTEAEDSARKHDGHKVDGTPDA; this is translated from the coding sequence GTGTCGAAAAGGCCCGAGGATGGCGATGCCTGGTCGGCGGACGAGGATCTGGTCATGTTGCTGGACCAGGTCAGCCGGCTTGTCTATGGCATCAGCTTCACTGACGGGCTGTTCCCGGCTCAATGGGTGGCTCTGCGCTATTTCCATGACGCGCCGGAACCGGCGCGCACCCTGACCGCACTGGCACGCTTCCAGAAGATCCACCTTGCTCCGGTCTCGCGCACCGTCTCGACCCTGGTGGACAAGGGACTGCTGGCCCGCCGCCCCCATCCGGGCTTCAAGCGGGGCTGGCTGTTCGACCTGACGGACGACGGCCGGGCGCTGCTGGAGCGTGATCCCCTGCGACAATCGCTGAGCCCGCCGATCGCCGCCATGGCGGCCAATGAACGGGCGGCTTTGAGCCGGCTGATGAAGCGAATCATCACCCACATGCAGACCGGCACCGAGGCGGAGGACAGCGCCCGGAAGCATGACGGCCACAAGGTGGACGGCACGCCGGACGCCTGA